In Deinococcus irradiatisoli, the genomic stretch CGAGAACAGCCCTGGCACCAACCCGGAAGAGCTGCTGGCCGCCGCCCACAGCGGCTGCTTCACCATGCAGCTCTCGGCCCTGCTGGCTGCCGCCGGCCACCCGGCCCGCCTGCTCGCCACCGACGCCACCTGCGTGATGGAACCGAATGGCGGCGGCTTCAAGATCACCAAGATGGTCCTCAAGGTGCGCGGCTCGGTGGACGGCCTCGACCAGGCCGGCTTCGAGGAGCAGGTCAACAAGGCCGCCGAGATGTGCCCGCTGAGCCAGGTCATGAAAGGCAACGTGCAGATCGAGCACGAAGCGGTGCTGGAAAACTGAGCCGCCCGCCTCGCCTCCCGCCCCGGCCCTGCGCCGGGGTTTTTGCTGCTTCGCAGGCTGCTCGGCTGAACCGGGTCCAGACCTTAAGAGAAGCCCCGAAGCTTCCCAGGCGGGGCGCTTTAGAATGCGGGGCATGACTGAAACGACGCAAGTGACGATGTCAGCTTCGGTGCCGCATGCCGGGGAGTGGTACAAGAGTGCCGTCTTCTACGAGCTCTCGGTGCGCACTTACGCCGACGGCGACGGCAACGGCAAGGGCGACTTTCCCGGCCTGACCGGCAAGCTCGATTACCTGCGGACGCTGGGCGTGGACTGCCTGTGGCTCCAGCCGTTTTATCCCAGTCCGCTGCGCGACGACGGCTACGACGTGTCGCACTACACCGACATCCACCCGGACCTGGGCACCATCGAGGATTTCAAGGTCTTTTTGCGCGAGGCCCACTCGCGCGGCCTGCGGGTCGTGACCGACTTCGTGACCAACCACACCTCCAACGAGCACCCCTGGTTTCAGGCGGCGCGCAAGGGACCGGTCTTGCCCGATGGCACCGACAACCCCTACTACCACTACTACGTCTGGAGCGACACCGGTACCGAATACCCGGGCGCCCGCATCATCTTCACCGACACCGAAACCAGCAACTGGACCTACGACGAGCAGGTGGGCAAGTTCTTCTGGCACCGTTTCTTCTCGCACCAGCCGGACCTGAACTTCGACAACCCCGAAGTCATCAGGGAGTTGCTCGACGCCGCGCGCTTCTGGCTCGAACTCGGCGTGGACGGCTTCCGGGTAGATGCCGTGCCATACCTGATCGAGCGCGAGGGCACCAACTGCGAGAACCTGCCGGAAACGCACGAGATTCTCAAGCGGCTGCGGCGCATGGTGGACACCGAGTACCCCGGCCGCCTGCTGCTGGCCGAGGCCAACCAGTGGCCCGAGGACGTGGTCGAGTACTTCGGCACCGACGAGGACCCCGAGTTTCACATGTGTTTCAACTTCCCGGTGATGCCGCGCCTGTTCATGAGCCTGCGGCGCGAGGACACCTCCAGCATCCGCGAGATCATGAGCCGCCTGCCGGCGATGCCGAGCTTCGGGCAGTGGGGCACCTTCCTACGTAACCACGACGAACTGACGCTGGAAATGGTCACCGACGACGAGCGGGCCTTCATGTATGCCGCCTACGCGCCGGACACCCGCATGAAAATCAACGTCGGGATTCGCCGCCGCCTTTCCTCGCTGCTCGACAACGACCGGCGCAAGGTCGAGCTGCTCACCACCGTGCTGCTGGCCCTGCCGGGCAGTCCGTTCCTGTATTACGGCGACGAGATCGGCATGGGCGACGACCTGTCGCTGCCGGACCGCAACGGCGTGCGCACCCCGATGCAGTGGAACGCCAGCACCAGCGGCGGATTCTCGACAGCTGCGCCGTCCGAGTGCTTCTTTCCGCCGATTCAGGACCCGGTCTACGGCTTTCAGCGCGTCAACGTCAACAGCCAGGAGCAGGACCCCAGCAGCCTGCTGAAGTGGCACTCGCGTCAGCTGGAACTGCGCCGCCGGCACCCGACCTTCGCCTACGGCGACCTGACCTTCATCGACACCAGCAACCCCTCGATCCTGGCCTTCACCCGCCACACGCCGGACGAGACCCTGCTGATCGTGAGCAACTTCGCCGCCAATGCCCAGTCGGTGACGCTGGACCTGAGCGCCTACGTTCACCGCACCCCGGTCACGCTGGCCGGCGCCAGCCCCTTCCCGATCATCGGCGAGGAACCGTACCCGATGACGCTCGGCAAGTACGACTACTTCTGGATGCGCCTGATTTAAAGTGATTTTCACTTTGTAAAATAAAGTAGCAGGTGCTTAAATGGCAGGGTGAGACGTTCATCCTGCCGTATCTGTTCGGGTTCGCCGCTGCGCCGTGAAGGGGTGCGGGCGTGAGCGCCCTCAGCTCACGGGCGGCGGCCTCGCCGTCCCCGACGCTGGGCTTTACCTTGCTGCTGGGCCTGATCATGGCGATCGGCCCCTTTTCTATCGACCTCTACCTGCCGGCCTTTCCACGGATGGCCCGCGAGTTCGGAGTGGCGGACGGGCAGATTCAGTACACCCTCTCGGTGTATCTGCTGGGGCTGGCGCTGGGGCAGGCGCTCTACGGCCCGCTGGCCGACAAGTACGGGCGCAAGTGGCCGCTGCTGGCCGGGCTGACGCTCTACGTCGCAGCGTCGCTGCTGTGCGCCTTCGCGCCGTCGGTCACGGTGCTGACCCTGGCACGCGGTTTGCAGGCGCTGGGCGGCGCGGCGGGCGCGGTGATCACCAGCTCGGTGGTGCGCGACCGCTACCAGGGCAAGGCGGCGGCCAGCCTCTTTTCCACCTTGATGCTGGTCACCGGGGTGGCCCCGGCCATCGCGCCCAGCCTGGGCACCTGGCTGCTGACGCTGCTGCCCTGGCGGATGCTGTTCGTGGGCCTGGCGCTGTTCGCCGGCGCCTGCCTGCTGCTGGCCGCCGTCTGGCTTCCCGAAACGCACCCGCCGCAGCAGCGCCTGGGCGTGCGGCTGCGCGACACAGCCCAGGTGTACGCCTCGCTGCTGCGCCACCGCAGCTTCATCGCCTACTCGCTGGCCTCGGGGTTTACCTACGGCGCGCTGTTTGCCTACATCAGCGGCTCGCCGTTTCTCTTTCTCGAAGACCTGAAGGTCAGCGCGGGGCTGTACGCCGTGCTGTTCGGCGTCAACTCGCTGGGCCTGACGCTGGCGGCGCAGGTCAACCGCGCCCTGCTGCGCCGCTTCGAGCCGGCGCAACTGGTGCGCTGGGCCGGCAGCGCGCTGCTCTCGGTGGGCGCCTTGCTGCTGGCTGCCGCCTTGCTGGGCGCACTGAGCTTGCCGGTGCTGGCCGGGCTGCTGTTCGCGCTGCTGTGCTGCATCGGCATGCTGATGCCCAACAACACTGCCCTGGCCCTGTCGAGCGTCTCGGAGCGGGTCGGCAGCGCGGCAGCCCTGAGCGGCACATTGCAGATGGCGCTCGGCGGGCTGTCCGGTACCCTGGTCGGCGCGCTGGGCGGCAGTCCGGTGGCGGTGATGTCAGTCATCGTGGTCAGCGGCCTGGGAGTGTTCGTCAGCCACCGGGTCGCCCGACGCTGAGGTTTGAGGCAGTAGAAAAGGGGGCCGCTCACATCGAGCGGCCCCCTTGCTTTACAGCGGCTTAGTTGCGGCCACCGCCGCCGAAGAGGCGCAGCAGGAACAGGAACATGTTGATGAAGTTCAGGTACAGCGAGAGCGCGCCGTAGATTGCGCCCTTCTCGGCGCTGTCACCGTCGATGCCGCTGAGGGCCATGTTGCGCAGCATCTGGGTGTCGTAGGCGGTCAGGCCCGCAAAGAGCAGCACGCCCACCACGCTGATCGCCAGGTTGAGCGCCGCGCCGCCGATCCAGATGTTGACGAACATCGCCACCACCAGCCCGATCAGGGCGAACAGGAAGAAGCGGCCCAGGCCCGAGAGGTCGCGCTTGATGACGTAACCGAGCACGCTCATGGCCCCGAAGGTCACGGCGGTGGTGGCGAAGGCCGAGTACACCGCGCTCTGCGAGTACACCATCAGCAGGCCCGAGAAGGTCAGGCCAGTGATGGCGGCGTAGAGCATAAACAGCAGGCCCGCCACGCCCGCGCTGATGCGCGGCAGCAAAAAGCTCATGCCGAAGACGACCCCGAGCTGGATCAGCAGCAGCGGAAAGCGGATGCTGAGCACCTGATAGGCCAGCGCTTCGTTCGAGGCGGTGATGTAGGCAATGGCAGCGGTCAGGACGAGTCCGGCGGCCATCCAGGAGTAGGTGCGGTTCATGAACGAACGCACGACCGATTGGGTGCGGGTGGCAGTCATTTGCATACACCACAGGATACGCGCCGCACCTGAAGGAGGTTCCCGCGCCTGTGGGCCGGTAATTTATTCAACCTTTACTTTGGTTTTGCGGCGGGTATCCGGGCGTACAAAGCCTGCCCCACCCGCACCTTTACTCGCCGATCAGCAGCGCCACCGGGAAGAACTCCAGCACCTTGGCGAGCGGGATTTTCTCTCCGCGCACCTGAAAGCGCTCGCCGGTCAGGGCGTTGCGGTAGGGGCCGCTGGGCAGACTCAGGGTGCGGGTGCCCCACACCTCGCCCAGCGCCCAGGGCACGTTCTCGCGGGTGAGGGTGTAGGTCAGGCGCGGCGCGACCGTCACGGCCCGCTCCTGGCCGAGCTGGCGGGCAAACGCCAGCACATGCTTGCCGCCGCTGAGCGCCTGGTAATTGCCGTGGGCGAACAGCTCCGGTTGGGCCTGGCGTGCCTTTAGGGCCGCCCAGCTGGTCAGCAGCTTGACGCCGCCATTCTGGTAGCGCGGGAGCAGTTCCTCGGCCAGCGCCAGCGGATCGCGGCCAAACCGCTCCTCGATGCGCCGCAGCAGGGTGCTGAGGCGGGCGTATTCCACCGGGCGGCGGTTGTCGGGGTCCACCAGCGACTGGTTCCAGACTTCGCTGCCCTGGTAGGTGTCGGGCACGCCCGGCGCCGTGAAGCGCACCAGCGCCGCCGACAAGCTGTTCTGCACCCCGTAGGGACTGATGCGGCGGTGCAACTCCTCGATGCTGCTGGTGAATTCCGGCGTGTCCAGCAGGCCGCCAATCAGCTGCTCGAGCGCTCCCTCATAGGCCTCGTCCGGCGCGGCCCAGCTGGTCATCAGCTTGGCCTCGCGCACCGACTTGAGCATGGCGGCGTTGAGGCGCTCGGTCAGGTCGGTCTTGTCGCCGTCGAGCGGCCAGATGCCCAGCAGGTTCTGAAACAGCATCAGCTGATCGCGGCTGCTGGGCGCGCGCCCGCCGCCCAGCTCCGGCAATTCCTGTTCCAGCGGGCGCGAGAGGCGGCTCCAGGTGCTGAGGTAGGCGGCCCAGGTCTGCGGCATCTCGCTGAGCACCGCGATGCGGGCGCGGGTGTCCTCGCCGCGTTTGGTGTCGTGGGTGCTGCCGGCCAGCATGGCGTGGGGCCACTGCTCGCCGCGCTCGCGGGCCTGGGCGTGAAAGCTGCGCGGGGTGGTGCCGAAGATCGCCGGGTCGCCGCCCACCTCGTTGAGGCTCAGCAGCCGGCCGTAGCGGTAGAAGGCGGTGTCCTCGGCGCCTTTGGCCGTCACCGGGCCGGTGAGCTGCTGGAACTTGAGGGCGAAGTCGGCGTAGCGCTCGCGGGTCTCGGGGTCCGGCGCGTCGAGGGTCAGTACCGCCTGCACGAAATCGAAGAGGGTGCGGTCGAGCTCGCGGTTGAGTTTGCGGGCGTCGCCGATGGCGTGGGCGATCTTGAGGTTGTCGCCGGTCTCGCGCTCGCCGCCGGGCCGCACGTAGGTGCGGTACACCGGAAAGGCCGCGATCACCTCGGTGAGCACTTCGCGCAGGCTGCTGAGGGTAAAGTCGCGCCAGCGCAAGTCCGCTTCGGCCAGGCGCTCGAGCTGCTCGGCCAGCACGTTGACTTCCGAGGCCAGGCTGACGCGCTGGATGATCTCCTTGGTGTCGTGCAGGGTCTGGCCGTAGGTCTGCCGGTCGCCGGTGAAGCGCCGGTAGATGCCGCTGATCTCGTCCTCGTTGGCCCCTTCCACGAACACGCCGCCGATCTGCGCCAGGAAATCGTAGCCGGTGGTGCCGTAGATCGGCCAGTCCGGCAGCCGCTCGCCGGGCTCCAGAATCTTCTCGGCCAGCACGTACAGCGGACGGTCGCCGGGCTGGTAGGCCACGCCCAGCACCTCGGCGGCGCGCTGCTGGAGCATCTGGAAGTACCCAGCCGGATCGTAGAGCCCGTCGGTGTGGTCGAGCCGCACGCCGGCGAGCACCCCTTCCTTGATGAGTTCGAAGAGTTTGCTGTGCGCCCAGTCGAACACCCGCTGGTCCTCGATGCGCAACGCGGCCAGATCGTTGATGTCGAAAAAGCGCCGGTAGTTGATCTGCTCGGAGGCCACCTTCCAGTAGCTCAGGCGGTAGTTCTGCTCCTGAATCACCGCGTCCAGGCGCATCTTGTCGGCGTTGAGTTCGGCAATCGCCTCGTCGAGCGCTTTTGCCACCGCCGGCACCTCGGTCAGGGCCGCGAGCCGCCGCTCGATCACGGCGGTCTCGCGCGCCCGGCTCTCGCGGTCCTGGTCGGTGAGGTTGTCGCTGCTGCGCGGCAGGTTGGCGGCTTGCAGGGCCAGCGAGGCCAGGTCCAGGCGGGTCTCGTCGTTTTCCGGCAGCCCACAGTGCTCCCAGGCCCGCTCCAGAAGCGGCGCGTTGAGGCGCGGCGAGAGCGGAAAGGCCCGCTCGAAGTAGCGCAGTGTCAGCTCGCCGCCCCGGCGCTCGACCTGCAACTCGCCGCGCTCCAGCACCCGGCCGTACTGGTCGCCCAGCACCGGCAACAGCACCTTGCCGCTGAGCGCCCGTTTGAGCGGCTGCCAGGAAATGTCGAAGAAGTGGGCGTAGCGGCTGGCCTGTCCATGGCGCAGCACATCTTCCCAGTAGGGATTGTGGCCGCCGGCGATGCCCATGTGGTTCGGCACGAAGTCGGCGATCATGGTCAGGCCGTGTGCCTGGGCCACCTTCCAGAGCTTGCGCAGCCCTTTCTCGCCGCCCAGGTCGTCGGACACCCGGCTGTGGTCGGTGGCGTCGTAGCCGTGAGAGCTGCCGGGCGTGGCCTGCCAGATCGGCGAAAGGTAGAGGGTGCTGATGCCCAGCCGCGCCAGGTACGGCACCACCCGCGCCGCGTCGCGGAAATCGAAGCGGGCCTGCTCGCCGCCCGGCAAGGTGATGGTGCCGTGCAGTTGCAGGCGGTAGGTGGCGCGCGGAATCCGGGCCGCCGGGTTGTCGGGGGTGTGCACCGGGGCGGCTTCGGCTGCGGTCATCCCTCCCCCAGGATCACGGCTTCTCCGGCGCCCAGGTGGGGCGTGGACCGCTGCTCGCTGTGGAAGACCAGGGCGCTGGGCAGATCGAAGGGCAGTTGCAGCTGGGCCGGTTGCACGGCCGTTTTGCCGGTGTTCAGGAGCAGCACCCGCTCGCCTTCGTTCGTCTGCCGCCTCACCCACAGCACCTCGCCCAGGTGACCGGCGCTGAGCGCCCGGCGCGAACGCTGGCGCAGCACCGGGTCGCTTTTACGCAGCGCCAGCATGTCCTGGTAAAGCTGGAAGGTCTTGGCGTGCTCGCCTTCCTGCCGCTCCTGCCAGTTGAGCTTGGCGGCCTCGAAGGTGGCGCGGTCCTGCGGATCGAGCACCTCGTCCAGGAAGCCCTCGAAATCGCCGAATTCCTTCTTGCGGCCCTCGCTGACCTGCGCGCCGAGTTCGCCGTGGTGGTTGGAAAAGAAGGGAAACGGAGTGCTAGCGCCCCATTCCTGGCCCTGAAAGATCAGCGGCGTCATTGGCAGGCTCAGCAGCAGGGTGCTGGCTCCCCGGAAGGCGGCGTCGGACACCCGGTCCAGATCGGTGACGCGGTCGCCCTTGGCGCGGTTGCCGATCTGGTCGTGGTTCTGAATGAAGTACACGAAGTTGGGCGCTTCGAGGTTGTCGGCCGGTTGCCCGCGCCGGTTGTCGTCGGGCAGGTTCTCGTCGTCGATCGGCCAGCGCTGCCCTTCGTAGGCCCAGCCCCGGTTGATCACGTTGGCGAGTGCCGCCGCGCCGCCCTGGAACGCGGCGTAGTAACCGTCCTGGTCGCCGGTCAGCGTGACGCGCATTTCATGGTGGAAGTCGTCCACCCAGATGCCGTCGAGGTGGTAGTCGCTGACCAGCATCGGCAGGTTGCGGTAGTCCTCGGCGATCATCAGGTGCTGGCCGTTGAGGGCGTGAATCGACGAAGCGAGTTCCTGCAGGATATGCACGTCCGAATCGTCCTGAATGCTCTGGGTGGCGTCCAGGCGCAGACCGTCGAAATGGTAGTCGCTCAGCCACATCCGGGCGTTCTCGGTGATCAGGCGGCGCATGTGGCGCTCGCGGTAGTCGAGTCCGGCGCCCCAGGGGGTGTGGTAGCGCTCGGTAAAGTATTCGGGGCTGTAGCGCTGCAAGAAGTTCCCGTCGGGGCCGAAGTGGTTGTAGACCACGTCGAGAAAGACTCCCAGCCCCAGCCGGTGCGCGGCGTCCACAAAGGCCTTGAGGTCTTCGGGGCGGCCATACGGCGCGTGCGGCGCGTAAAACGCCACGCCGTCGTAGCCCCAGCCGTACTCGCCGGCGTAGGCGGCCAGCGGCATCAGCTCGACGGCGGTGATGCCCAGCGCTTTGAGTTCCGGCAGTTTTTCCTGGGCCGCTTTGTAGGTGCCTTCGGGGGTGAAGGTGCCGATGTGCAGCTCGTAGAAGATGCAGCCCTCGAGGGCCAGGCCGTTCCAGTGGACGTCGTGCCATTCGTAGGCGGTGTCGTCGATGACTTCGGCCTCGCCGTGTACGCCGTCCGGCAGGAAGCGGGCATACGGATCGGGGGTCACCTCGCCGTCGAGCACGAACTGGTAGCGCGTGCCAGAGCCAAACGGC encodes the following:
- the treS gene encoding maltose alpha-D-glucosyltransferase, whose amino-acid sequence is MTETTQVTMSASVPHAGEWYKSAVFYELSVRTYADGDGNGKGDFPGLTGKLDYLRTLGVDCLWLQPFYPSPLRDDGYDVSHYTDIHPDLGTIEDFKVFLREAHSRGLRVVTDFVTNHTSNEHPWFQAARKGPVLPDGTDNPYYHYYVWSDTGTEYPGARIIFTDTETSNWTYDEQVGKFFWHRFFSHQPDLNFDNPEVIRELLDAARFWLELGVDGFRVDAVPYLIEREGTNCENLPETHEILKRLRRMVDTEYPGRLLLAEANQWPEDVVEYFGTDEDPEFHMCFNFPVMPRLFMSLRREDTSSIREIMSRLPAMPSFGQWGTFLRNHDELTLEMVTDDERAFMYAAYAPDTRMKINVGIRRRLSSLLDNDRRKVELLTTVLLALPGSPFLYYGDEIGMGDDLSLPDRNGVRTPMQWNASTSGGFSTAAPSECFFPPIQDPVYGFQRVNVNSQEQDPSSLLKWHSRQLELRRRHPTFAYGDLTFIDTSNPSILAFTRHTPDETLLIVSNFAANAQSVTLDLSAYVHRTPVTLAGASPFPIIGEEPYPMTLGKYDYFWMRLI
- a CDS encoding Bax inhibitor-1/YccA family protein — protein: MQMTATRTQSVVRSFMNRTYSWMAAGLVLTAAIAYITASNEALAYQVLSIRFPLLLIQLGVVFGMSFLLPRISAGVAGLLFMLYAAITGLTFSGLLMVYSQSAVYSAFATTAVTFGAMSVLGYVIKRDLSGLGRFFLFALIGLVVAMFVNIWIGGAALNLAISVVGVLLFAGLTAYDTQMLRNMALSGIDGDSAEKGAIYGALSLYLNFINMFLFLLRLFGGGGRN
- a CDS encoding multidrug effflux MFS transporter, with amino-acid sequence MSALSSRAAASPSPTLGFTLLLGLIMAIGPFSIDLYLPAFPRMAREFGVADGQIQYTLSVYLLGLALGQALYGPLADKYGRKWPLLAGLTLYVAASLLCAFAPSVTVLTLARGLQALGGAAGAVITSSVVRDRYQGKAAASLFSTLMLVTGVAPAIAPSLGTWLLTLLPWRMLFVGLALFAGACLLLAAVWLPETHPPQQRLGVRLRDTAQVYASLLRHRSFIAYSLASGFTYGALFAYISGSPFLFLEDLKVSAGLYAVLFGVNSLGLTLAAQVNRALLRRFEPAQLVRWAGSALLSVGALLLAAALLGALSLPVLAGLLFALLCCIGMLMPNNTALALSSVSERVGSAAALSGTLQMALGGLSGTLVGALGGSPVAVMSVIVVSGLGVFVSHRVARR
- the treY gene encoding malto-oligosyltrehalose synthase; this encodes MTAAEAAPVHTPDNPAARIPRATYRLQLHGTITLPGGEQARFDFRDAARVVPYLARLGISTLYLSPIWQATPGSSHGYDATDHSRVSDDLGGEKGLRKLWKVAQAHGLTMIADFVPNHMGIAGGHNPYWEDVLRHGQASRYAHFFDISWQPLKRALSGKVLLPVLGDQYGRVLERGELQVERRGGELTLRYFERAFPLSPRLNAPLLERAWEHCGLPENDETRLDLASLALQAANLPRSSDNLTDQDRESRARETAVIERRLAALTEVPAVAKALDEAIAELNADKMRLDAVIQEQNYRLSYWKVASEQINYRRFFDINDLAALRIEDQRVFDWAHSKLFELIKEGVLAGVRLDHTDGLYDPAGYFQMLQQRAAEVLGVAYQPGDRPLYVLAEKILEPGERLPDWPIYGTTGYDFLAQIGGVFVEGANEDEISGIYRRFTGDRQTYGQTLHDTKEIIQRVSLASEVNVLAEQLERLAEADLRWRDFTLSSLREVLTEVIAAFPVYRTYVRPGGERETGDNLKIAHAIGDARKLNRELDRTLFDFVQAVLTLDAPDPETRERYADFALKFQQLTGPVTAKGAEDTAFYRYGRLLSLNEVGGDPAIFGTTPRSFHAQARERGEQWPHAMLAGSTHDTKRGEDTRARIAVLSEMPQTWAAYLSTWSRLSRPLEQELPELGGGRAPSSRDQLMLFQNLLGIWPLDGDKTDLTERLNAAMLKSVREAKLMTSWAAPDEAYEGALEQLIGGLLDTPEFTSSIEELHRRISPYGVQNSLSAALVRFTAPGVPDTYQGSEVWNQSLVDPDNRRPVEYARLSTLLRRIEERFGRDPLALAEELLPRYQNGGVKLLTSWAALKARQAQPELFAHGNYQALSGGKHVLAFARQLGQERAVTVAPRLTYTLTRENVPWALGEVWGTRTLSLPSGPYRNALTGERFQVRGEKIPLAKVLEFFPVALLIGE
- the treZ gene encoding malto-oligosyltrehalose trehalohydrolase, producing MSKEELTASSPSSTSAGTAQPTRIPLSSGEQLGAKLLPGAQPLPNGHTRFRVWSTRAREVAVRIAGEDHPLSKSSDPDHDGIFQATLPFGSGTRYQFVLDGEVTPDPYARFLPDGVHGEAEVIDDTAYEWHDVHWNGLALEGCIFYELHIGTFTPEGTYKAAQEKLPELKALGITAVELMPLAAYAGEYGWGYDGVAFYAPHAPYGRPEDLKAFVDAAHRLGLGVFLDVVYNHFGPDGNFLQRYSPEYFTERYHTPWGAGLDYRERHMRRLITENARMWLSDYHFDGLRLDATQSIQDDSDVHILQELASSIHALNGQHLMIAEDYRNLPMLVSDYHLDGIWVDDFHHEMRVTLTGDQDGYYAAFQGGAAALANVINRGWAYEGQRWPIDDENLPDDNRRGQPADNLEAPNFVYFIQNHDQIGNRAKGDRVTDLDRVSDAAFRGASTLLLSLPMTPLIFQGQEWGASTPFPFFSNHHGELGAQVSEGRKKEFGDFEGFLDEVLDPQDRATFEAAKLNWQERQEGEHAKTFQLYQDMLALRKSDPVLRQRSRRALSAGHLGEVLWVRRQTNEGERVLLLNTGKTAVQPAQLQLPFDLPSALVFHSEQRSTPHLGAGEAVILGEG
- a CDS encoding OsmC family protein, whose product is MANIERKANARWSGDLRSGKGTLSTGSGALQEQAYSFQTRFENSPGTNPEELLAAAHSGCFTMQLSALLAAAGHPARLLATDATCVMEPNGGGFKITKMVLKVRGSVDGLDQAGFEEQVNKAAEMCPLSQVMKGNVQIEHEAVLEN